Proteins from a genomic interval of Plasmodium reichenowi strain SY57 chromosome 13, whole genome shotgun sequence:
- a CDS encoding hypothetical protein (conserved Plasmodium protein, unknown function) — MKRNKYGRDSYEYKKVKKEDSYIHSDKKKCDEDKLSEATDQEKKSKNNEKYKHEHANNLNMKRNNSIFHNGDDNENNTHSIYTSKEHINDNVNSKNKSHVIQTKYSKGNLDTIIPPSDNYNNTSKMSVKYRKMSSNYGNLHKNVLTGSSNQKDIKNEQSINAEKKESFLNNIIDLKKSELFIKEDKSEEEINNNLINKFYGDIKIKKTNNNIIKATYDVIRKKINTDIKLNDILDIIKLPESENLDNDLKTPCISKQKIINDTLNEGKSNVNPNSPYQFYNDLWTFPLEMLDKYIFKNKNHNYKKWISNCTTLFVLGLPFQMNEYNLLHNLIDIYYMNKNYDGLLDIIDINKEDSLFNHLYLYSYINKPKNKYNLLSEKLGILKFDLLFGSEYHLAKNEMLNSYLNNKYKEFYKINCNTGAMGLLYFKNEQCAMDFWMMYNNYSSSFYEKYLKCIPDINGIKIYIEASMFYLTPDLFLTQINYSELNAVLNNIQKKKGNILQIFNDIKIYYNESSIWNLIFCNKNIEEFFKMKKINENVNVNENVNENVNVNVNVNVNVNENENVNENVNENVNENVNTNTNTNTNTNTNTNTNTNTNTNTNTNTNTNTNTNTNANTNTNTNTNTNTNTNTDDDTNMNNNNINKNIDFLSNHLCISFPYVSHFKDNFLIRIYDTYINKYLINNGFCLFACPYLDKKGGKRVYEFFKKFHLLDWFYNPNDETCYFYLFKTILNVFSIFKRNFKTTSDYYICCSLFLKLPFGILPGIYITCLTNMRDKNIHESDYIKISDYQNISGNQNISSNQNISSNQNISSNQNINTSQNINTNQNINTSQNISTSQYHLDHKTVNNIENNTFAHNNENTKNTLNNLNNYQNINSQDHIISDIIDNNCVQNNSSDSKKNLNMSGDFMEKKKKMQQAILKKSEKLAMKNEAILINSKNNDNNEVILINSNSKHNHDIIQINGDIKNDNNKLTNTCFLLKKEIVKNVSYQNLDTNEEKINISEQNTKDNNLNTKIKDMNANKKNEIEDNKKKDITDYETNYDDTDDHSSDDDVYEEDFHDEYEKKKSKKRNKKLSLSKNNIKEKEKEKFVTNNISVTVLTKKRKESLKKNAKEKNINSTNIIKKTKNIVNKSKSVLQKKN; from the coding sequence ATATAGTAAAGGTAATCTTGATACTATTATTCCTCCTTcagataattataataatacatcAAAAATGAGTGTAAAGTATAGGAAGATGTCAAGTAATTATGGAAATTTGCATAAAAATGTGTTGACCGGTTCATCAAACcaaaaagatataaaaaatgaacaatCTATAAACGctgaaaaaaaagaaagctttcttaataatattatcgatttaaaaaaaagtgaattatttattaagGAAGATAAATcagaagaagaaataaacaataatttaataaacaaattttatggagatataaaaataaaaaaaacaaataataatattattaaagCAACTTATGATGTTATTCGAAAGAAAATTAATACagatataaaattaaatgatatattagatattataaaattacCAGAAAGTGAAAATTTAGATAATGATTTAAAAACACCATGTATTAgtaaacaaaaaataatcaatGATACTCTAAATGAGGGAAAAAGCAATGTTAACCCTAATTCTCCTTACCAATTTTATAATGATTTATGGACATTTCCTTTAGAAATGttagataaatatatatttaaaaataaaaatcataattacaaaaaatgGATATCAAATTGTACAacattatttgttttaGGTTTACCTTTTCAAATGAATGAATACAATTTACTTCATAATttaatagatatatattacatgaataaaaattacGATGGTCTATTAGATATAATAGacataaataaagaagataGTTTGTTtaatcatttatatttatattcatatataaataaacctaaaaataaatataatttactATCAGAAAAATTGggtatattaaaatttgatttattatttggAAGTGAATATCATCTAGcaaaaaatgaaatgttaaattcatatttaaataacaaatacaaagaattttataaaattaacTGTAACACAGGTGCTATGGGTTTactatattttaaaaatgaacaatGTGCTATGGACTTTTGGATgatgtataataattattcatcatcgttttatgaaaaatatcTAAAATGTATACCCGATATTAATGgaattaaaatttatatagaGGCATCaatgttttatttaacTCCAGATTTGTTCTTAACACAAATTAATTATAGTGAATTAAATGCagtattaaataatatacaaaagaaaaaagggAATATACTTCAAATATTTAAtgatattaaaatatattataatgaatcTTCTATATGGAATCTTATATTCTgcaataaaaatattgaagagttttttaaaatgaaaaaaattaacgaaaatgtaaatgtaaatgaaaatgtaaatgaaaatgtaaatgtaaatgtaaatgtaaatgtaaatgtaaatgaaaatgaaaatgtaaatgaaaatgtaaatgaaaatgtaaatgaaaatgtaaataCAAATACAAATACAAATACAAATACAAATACAAACACAAACACAAATACAAACACAAATACAAATACAAATACAAATACAAACACAAATACAAATACAAATACAAATGCAAATACAAACACAAATACAAACACAAATACAAACACAAATACAAATACAGATGACGACActaatatgaacaataataatattaataaaaatatagacTTTTTATCCAACCATCTTTGCATATCCTTTCCATACGTTTCTCATTTTAAAGATAACTTTTTAATTCGCATATATGATActtacataaataaatacttAATTAATAACGGATTTTGCTTATTTGCTTGCCCATATCTTGATAAAAAAGGAGGGAAAAGAGtttatgaattttttaaaaaatttcatttattaGACTGGTTCTATAACCCAAATGATGAAAcatgttatttttatttatttaaaactATTTTGAATGTATTTTCTATATTCAAAAGAAATTTTAAAACAACATCTGATTATTACATTTGTTGTTCgctttttttaaaattgCCTTTTGGTATACTTCCAGGAATTTATATTACGTGCTTAACAAATATGAGGGATAAAAATATCCACGAAAGTGATTACATCAAAATTAGTGattatcaaaatataagtggtaatcaaaatataagtagtaatcaaaatataagtagtaatcaaaatataagtagtaatcaaaatataaatactagtcaaaatataaatactaatcaaaatataaatactaGTCAAAATATAAGTACTAGTCAATATCATCTTGATCACAAAACAGTAAACAATATTGAGAATAACACATTTGCACACAACAAtgaaaatacaaaaaatacattaaataatttgaataattaccaaaatataaattccCAGGATCATATTATATCAGACATTATTGATAACAACTGTGTGCAAAATAACAGTTCTGATTCCAAAAAAAATCTGAACATGTCAGGTGATTTcatggaaaaaaaaaaaaaaatgcaGCAAGctatattgaaaaaaagCGAAAAGCTAGCTATGAAAAATGAAGctatattaataaatagcaagaataatgataataatgaagtgatattaataaatagTAATTCTAAACATAATCATGAcataatacaaataaatggggatataaaaaacgataataataaattaacGAATACATGTTTtctattaaaaaaagaaattgtaaaaaatgtatCCTACCAAAATTTGGACacaaatgaagaaaaaataaatatatctgAACAAAATACAAAGGATAACAATttaaatacaaaaataaaagatatgAATGCAAATAAGAAGAACGAGAtagaagataataaaaaaaaagatattacAGATTATGAAACTAATTATGATGATACCGATGATCATTCAAGTGATGACGATGTATATGAAGAAGATTTTCATGATGAATACGAAAAGAAGAAGAGcaagaaaagaaataaaaaattatcactttcaaaaaataatataaaggaaaaggaaaaggaaaagtttgtaacaaataatatttctgTAACAGTACTCAccaaaaaaagaaaagagtcactaaaaaaaaatgcaaaggaaaaaaatataaattctactaatattattaaaaagactaaaaatattgtaaaTAAATCTAAAAGTGTacttcaaaaaaaaaattga